A part of Sulfuricella sp. genomic DNA contains:
- a CDS encoding glycosyltransferase family 2 protein: MSRSTTHLVLIPSYNTGETVFKTVREARQYWDPVWVVVDGSTDGTDEGLKRMAELDSGLKVFVLPHNQGKGSAVLYGLHAAAEAGFSHALAMDADGQHPAGMIPQFMALSQQNPDAAILGRPVFDASAPSLRVRGRKISNWWTNLETLWQGVGDSLFGFRVYPVNPLRVVMENNHWMRRFDFDTEAIVRLCWRGIRPLNIDAPVKYLRPDEGGVSHFNYVRDNILLTWMHSRLFFGFMARLPLLLWRKFSARR, translated from the coding sequence ATGAGCCGCTCGACCACCCACCTCGTCCTGATTCCCAGCTACAACACGGGAGAAACCGTATTCAAGACCGTGCGCGAAGCGCGCCAGTACTGGGATCCGGTCTGGGTCGTGGTGGACGGCAGCACGGATGGCACGGATGAAGGGCTCAAACGCATGGCGGAGCTCGACTCCGGCCTGAAGGTCTTTGTCTTGCCGCACAATCAGGGCAAGGGCAGCGCCGTCCTGTACGGCCTGCATGCAGCAGCCGAGGCGGGATTTTCCCACGCCCTCGCCATGGATGCGGATGGGCAGCACCCTGCCGGCATGATTCCGCAATTCATGGCGCTTTCGCAGCAAAATCCCGATGCGGCCATACTGGGCCGCCCCGTCTTCGATGCCAGCGCGCCGTCCTTGCGGGTGCGCGGGCGCAAAATTTCCAACTGGTGGACCAATCTGGAAACGCTGTGGCAGGGCGTGGGTGATTCTCTGTTCGGTTTTCGCGTTTACCCGGTGAATCCGTTGCGCGTGGTGATGGAAAACAATCACTGGATGCGGCGTTTCGATTTCGATACCGAGGCGATTGTGCGCCTTTGCTGGCGCGGCATCCGTCCGCTCAACATCGATGCCCCGGTCAAATATCTACGTCCCGACGAAGGTGGCGTCTCGCACTTCAACTACGTGCGCGATAACATTCTGCTGACCTGGATGCACTCCCGCCTGTTTTTCGGTTTTATGGCCAGGTTGCCGCTGCTGCTGTGGCGCAAGTTTTCGGCCCGGCGCTGA
- a CDS encoding beta-ketoacyl synthase chain length factor, whose translation MITVHIAGIGLCGPGMADWIAGRAVLRGETPFDDTPPKPAATILPPAERRRCGPATRIALQVAQEAMTQAAFPPTQAAVVFASSDADGENLHHILESLAQPGHEVSPTRFHNSVHNAAAGYWNIATGARTGANSLAAFDASFAAGLLEAAVQVAAENIPVLLVAFDLPFPAPLDAARIITAPFAAALLLTPQATPQSMARLRISLGTEQPESAMERAELEALRSGNPAARALPLLQAIASEQGQRLSVNYGANSLIIEVGKA comes from the coding sequence ATGATTACCGTTCATATTGCAGGCATCGGCCTGTGCGGCCCCGGCATGGCGGACTGGATAGCCGGACGCGCCGTCCTGCGCGGCGAAACGCCTTTCGATGACACGCCCCCCAAACCGGCGGCAACCATTCTGCCCCCGGCGGAACGGCGCCGCTGCGGACCGGCCACGCGCATCGCCCTGCAGGTGGCGCAGGAGGCCATGACGCAAGCCGCTTTCCCGCCCACGCAAGCGGCCGTGGTGTTCGCCTCCTCCGACGCCGACGGCGAGAATCTGCACCATATCCTGGAATCCCTCGCCCAGCCTGGGCACGAAGTCTCGCCGACGCGCTTCCACAACTCGGTACATAACGCTGCAGCGGGCTACTGGAACATCGCCACCGGCGCGCGCACTGGCGCCAACAGCCTCGCCGCGTTCGACGCCTCCTTTGCCGCCGGCCTGCTGGAAGCCGCCGTGCAGGTGGCAGCGGAAAACATCCCGGTGCTGCTGGTCGCCTTCGACCTGCCTTTTCCCGCGCCGCTCGACGCGGCGCGCATCATCACCGCGCCCTTCGCCGCCGCGCTGCTGCTGACGCCGCAAGCCACGCCGCAAAGCATGGCGCGCCTGCGCATCAGCCTGGGCACGGAACAGCCGGAGAGCGCCATGGAGCGGGCAGAGCTCGAAGCCCTGCGCAGCGGCAACCCCGCCGCCCGCGCCCTGCCTTTATTGCAGGCCATCGCCAGCGAACAGGGGCAGCGTCTCAGCGTGAATTACGGCGCCAACAGTCTGATCATCGAAGTTGGAAAAGCCTGA
- a CDS encoding 3-hydroxylacyl-ACP dehydratase — protein sequence MTITKEQLCRLLPHADAMCLLHEVTAWDAERIACLAVNHNDPANPLRHDGRLPAHCAIEYAAQAMAVHGGLAAQDGSKPRIGFIGSVRDVRLHVQRLDDIAAPLEIEAVKQLADENHSLYELRVSAAGHELMTGRAAVFLQKGNSA from the coding sequence ATGACAATCACCAAAGAACAATTGTGCCGGCTGCTTCCCCACGCCGACGCCATGTGCCTGCTGCACGAAGTGACGGCATGGGACGCGGAGCGCATCGCCTGCCTCGCCGTCAACCACAACGATCCGGCCAATCCGCTGCGCCACGACGGCCGCTTGCCCGCGCATTGCGCCATCGAATATGCCGCCCAGGCGATGGCGGTACACGGCGGCCTGGCCGCGCAGGATGGCAGCAAGCCCAGGATCGGCTTCATCGGCAGCGTGCGCGACGTCAGGCTGCACGTGCAGCGCCTGGATGACATCGCCGCCCCGCTGGAGATCGAGGCCGTCAAGCAACTGGCCGACGAAAACCACTCGCTCTATGAACTGCGTGTATCCGCCGCCGGGCACGAGCTGATGACGGGCCGCGCGGCGGTTTTTTTACAGAAAGGGAATTCAGCATGA
- a CDS encoding beta-ketoacyl-[acyl-carrier-protein] synthase family protein — translation MTPISITHYTLTSALGRGKAETRTALEAGRSGLRANDFADAPLETFIGRVEGIENIALPQPLERFDCRNNRLAQLALEQDGFAAAVAAAREKYGARRIAVILGTSTSGIQATEHAYRRRDPASGALPSDFDFSATQSMNSVAEFVRHYLDLSGPAFVISTACSSSAKVFASAARLLQTGLCDAAVVGGVDSLCAMTLYGFNALQLVSPEPCRPCDQERKGISIGEGAGFFLLEKTPLPNPLPLTLLGYGESSDAYHMSTPHPEGLGAALAMQQALAAARLQPDEIDYINMHGTSSRSNDSAEDQGMQRVFGTATPCSSTKGATGHTLGAAGAVEAAIACICLESGLIPGSCNTRTLDPELGCAIQLQAVSRPLRRVMSNSFGFGGNNCSLIFGVPA, via the coding sequence ATGACCCCAATCTCCATCACCCATTACACCCTGACCAGCGCGCTCGGCCGCGGCAAGGCGGAGACGCGCACCGCCCTGGAAGCGGGCCGCAGCGGCCTGCGCGCCAACGACTTTGCCGATGCTCCGCTGGAAACCTTCATCGGCCGCGTCGAGGGCATTGAAAACATTGCCTTGCCCCAACCGCTTGAGCGCTTCGACTGCCGCAACAACCGCCTGGCGCAACTGGCGCTGGAGCAGGACGGCTTCGCAGCGGCAGTCGCTGCGGCACGCGAGAAATACGGCGCCCGGCGCATCGCGGTGATCCTCGGCACCAGCACCTCGGGCATCCAGGCAACGGAGCATGCTTACCGCCGCCGCGATCCGGCCAGCGGGGCGCTGCCATCGGATTTCGATTTTTCCGCCACGCAAAGCATGAATTCCGTGGCCGAATTCGTGCGTCACTATCTGGACTTAAGCGGCCCGGCTTTCGTCATTTCCACCGCCTGTTCTTCCAGCGCCAAGGTTTTCGCCAGCGCCGCCCGGCTCTTGCAGACCGGGCTGTGCGACGCGGCGGTGGTGGGCGGGGTGGATTCCCTGTGTGCCATGACGCTGTACGGCTTCAATGCGCTGCAACTGGTTTCGCCCGAACCCTGCCGCCCCTGCGACCAGGAGCGCAAGGGCATTTCCATCGGCGAAGGCGCGGGCTTCTTCCTGCTGGAAAAAACCCCTCTCCCCAACCCTCTCCCGCTGACGCTGCTGGGCTATGGCGAGAGCAGCGACGCCTACCACATGTCCACCCCCCACCCCGAGGGCCTGGGCGCCGCGCTGGCGATGCAACAGGCACTTGCCGCCGCGCGCCTGCAGCCGGACGAGATCGATTACATCAACATGCACGGCACCTCCAGCCGCAGCAACGACAGCGCCGAGGATCAGGGCATGCAGCGCGTGTTCGGCACAGCCACGCCGTGCAGCTCCACCAAGGGCGCGACCGGCCACACCCTGGGCGCGGCTGGCGCGGTAGAAGCGGCGATTGCCTGCATCTGCCTGGAAAGCGGGCTGATCCCCGGCTCCTGCAACACCCGCACCCTCGACCCGGAGCTGGGCTGCGCGATCCAGTTGCAGGCCGTCTCCCGCCCCCTGCGCCGGGTCATGAGCAATTCTTTCGGATTCGGCGGCAACAATTGCAGCCTGATTTTCGGAGTACCCGCATGA
- the fabG gene encoding 3-oxoacyl-ACP reductase FabG yields the protein MKRALVTGGSGAIGTAICRALAADGLHVVIHANSRLETAQALAEEICASGGSASALCFDVADAAASATTLEKLLQDGPIQVLVNNAGIHRDGILAGMSQEQWHSVIDVSLNGFFNVTQPLLLPMLRTRWGRIINMASIAGVMGNRGQSNYAAAKAGLIGATKSLAQEAASRGVTVNAVAPGIIESPMIRDAFPPESIASLVPMKRAGKAEEVADLVSFLASEKAAYISGQVISINGGMA from the coding sequence ATGAAGCGCGCACTGGTCACCGGCGGCAGCGGCGCCATCGGCACAGCGATTTGCCGGGCGCTGGCGGCGGATGGTTTGCACGTCGTCATTCACGCCAACTCGCGTCTCGAAACTGCTCAGGCCCTGGCAGAGGAGATTTGCGCCAGCGGCGGCAGCGCCTCAGCGTTGTGCTTCGACGTGGCCGATGCTGCTGCCAGCGCCACCACGCTGGAAAAGCTGCTGCAGGATGGCCCTATCCAGGTGCTGGTCAACAACGCCGGCATCCATCGCGACGGCATCCTCGCCGGCATGAGCCAGGAACAATGGCACAGCGTGATCGATGTCTCGCTCAACGGCTTTTTCAACGTCACCCAGCCCCTGCTGCTGCCCATGCTGCGCACGCGCTGGGGCCGCATCATCAACATGGCCTCGATCGCGGGGGTGATGGGCAATCGCGGCCAGTCCAACTATGCCGCCGCCAAGGCCGGGCTGATCGGCGCCACCAAATCGCTGGCGCAGGAAGCCGCTTCGCGCGGCGTCACGGTCAACGCCGTGGCGCCCGGCATCATTGAAAGCCCGATGATCAGGGATGCCTTTCCGCCTGAAAGCATCGCCAGTCTGGTGCCAATGAAACGCGCCGGCAAAGCAGAGGAAGTCGCGGACCTGGTGAGTTTCCTGGCATCGGAGAAAGCCGCCTACATTTCCGGCCAGGTCATTTCCATCAACGGCGGCATGGCCTGA